Within Bacillus sp. FJAT-45350, the genomic segment CATGCTTCAAGTAACATAATAAAGCATTTTTTTGACCCAAAACGAAAAATTAACTTTCATCAGCTTATAGGGGAAATGGAAGATACGAAAAGGTTCAGCGTTTATGATATGTACTGTCAGTCCAAAATGGGCCTTATATTGCTTACTTTTAAACTAGCAAAAGTATATGAGAAATACGGAATTAAGGTCAACGCATTACAAATAAACGGTGCAAAAATGTCTAAGGACACACTTCAAAAGCTAACACCAGGATGGAGATCTATAGCAAGGGTTCAAAACCTTTACTTTCCCCCGGCAGAAAAAATGGCAGAAATATATTTTCATATGTGTACATCAGAAGATTTTAAGACAATTACAGGGAAGCTCATTAATGATAAGAAAGAAATCATGAAAAGAGGAGAAGAAAATCCTAATCTAGGTATGCAAATAAAACAACTGATAAGGTCTAACTATTACCCTATCTATGCCGAACAACAGG encodes:
- a CDS encoding SDR family NAD(P)-dependent oxidoreductase; its protein translation is MGEERIVIITGANSGIGKAAAHLFAREGYTVIMACRNLEKSQLVQQEIKELSNNNRIDLIKLDVGSFESIHQFCSIFKKKYERVDILIHNAAYFNHGSKFRLSPDNIELTFATNVFGPYLMTELLLGHLKKSQDARILHASSNIIKHFFDPKRKINFHQLIGEMEDTKRFSVYDMYCQSKMGLILLTFKLAKVYEKYGIKVNALQINGAKMSKDTLQKLTPGWRSIARVQNLYFPPAEKMAEIYFHMCTSEDFKTITGKLINDKKEIMKRGEENPNLGMQIKQLIRSNYYPIYAEQQENQDKMWSLCQEVTKKVD